In Candidatus Stygibacter australis, one DNA window encodes the following:
- a CDS encoding RnfABCDGE type electron transport complex subunit G, with protein MKYFIKLGLVLLLITAIASGILAYVNGITADKIKGNKVLAEQEARKEVLSDASRFEQRTVTLPAVAEEPNPLKNKAEEGPRQFMYYLGYDKDDQLSGYTFVASLYGYSSEVKTMVGVNLDMTISKIKVIEQSETPGLGANASTAEFQGRFLSMNQEQLKVDKDGGAIKSLTGATITSRAVTNSIADGMKILADAVSGEDK; from the coding sequence ATGAAATATTTTATCAAATTAGGATTAGTATTATTATTGATAACAGCCATTGCGAGCGGGATATTAGCTTATGTGAATGGTATAACAGCAGATAAGATCAAGGGAAATAAAGTCCTTGCTGAGCAAGAAGCACGTAAAGAAGTTCTGAGTGATGCCAGCAGGTTTGAGCAGCGTACAGTGACCTTGCCGGCAGTAGCAGAAGAGCCTAATCCCTTAAAGAATAAGGCAGAGGAAGGTCCTAGGCAGTTTATGTATTATCTGGGATATGATAAAGATGATCAGTTGTCTGGTTATACTTTTGTAGCCAGTTTATATGGATATTCCAGTGAAGTGAAAACAATGGTGGGAGTGAATCTTGATATGACCATTTCCAAAATAAAAGTTATCGAACAGTCAGAGACACCCGGTTTGGGTGCCAATGCCTCCACCGCAGAATTTCAGGGCAGGTTTCTGAGTATGAATCAGGAGCAGCTTAAGGTAGATAAAGATGGTGGAGCAATTAAATCACTTACGGGTGCAACCATTACTTCTCGAGCCGTGACAAATTCCATAGCGGATGGTATGAAAATACTTGCTGATGCAGTAAGCGGGGAGGATAAATAA
- the rsxC gene encoding electron transport complex subunit RsxC: protein MGLKTFPGGVHSHDNKEYSRSAAIEPMPIPAKVYVHLSQHIGAPAKAIVKPGDEVLAGQKIAEAGGFVSIPMHAPISGKVTKIASYPHPAGTTGTAIEITGDGEDKWVELTDDSGYGCLEVDEMKKRISEAGICGMGGAGFPTHVKLSPPADKPIDTVILNGVECEPYLTADYRLMLEQPEAILEGLKLIMKIVGAKQGVIGIEANKPDCIKLLRNLTADDAAIRIDALKLKYPQGAEKQLIYACTKRKVPNKGGLPMAVGVVVQNVGTAIAVYEAIRYQKPLIKRVITVSGKIVKNPKNIKARIGTLYSELLDFCGGTTEDISKIISGGPMMGFAISDLDTPMVKGSSGLLLFNKKEAAKDAEHTCVRCGLCVEVCPMNLIPSLIVKNAKYQDWDLVEKYGVMDCMKCGSCSFICPAQIKLIQWIDIGKLEVGKRMRARTQLGKA, encoded by the coding sequence ATGGGATTGAAAACGTTCCCTGGTGGGGTACATTCCCACGATAACAAGGAATATTCCCGTTCAGCAGCAATCGAGCCAATGCCAATTCCAGCAAAGGTTTATGTGCATTTATCACAGCACATAGGTGCGCCGGCAAAAGCGATTGTTAAGCCAGGTGATGAAGTACTGGCTGGTCAAAAGATCGCCGAAGCGGGGGGATTTGTATCAATACCAATGCATGCACCGATTTCAGGCAAGGTAACCAAAATTGCTTCATATCCACATCCAGCGGGAACTACCGGGACAGCAATTGAGATTACTGGTGATGGTGAAGACAAATGGGTGGAGCTTACAGATGATTCGGGTTATGGTTGTCTGGAGGTGGATGAGATGAAGAAGCGGATATCAGAAGCTGGTATTTGCGGAATGGGCGGCGCAGGCTTTCCCACTCATGTGAAGCTTTCACCACCGGCAGATAAGCCGATTGACACAGTAATCCTGAATGGAGTGGAATGCGAGCCTTATTTAACGGCAGATTACCGTTTAATGCTTGAGCAGCCGGAAGCGATTCTGGAAGGCTTGAAACTGATCATGAAGATAGTGGGAGCCAAACAGGGTGTTATTGGTATCGAAGCTAATAAGCCTGATTGCATCAAGTTATTAAGAAATCTGACAGCAGATGATGCCGCAATTCGGATTGATGCTTTAAAATTAAAGTATCCGCAGGGAGCAGAGAAGCAATTGATCTATGCCTGCACAAAGCGTAAAGTGCCCAATAAGGGTGGATTACCTATGGCAGTGGGCGTAGTGGTTCAGAATGTGGGTACAGCAATTGCAGTATATGAAGCTATCCGTTATCAGAAACCATTGATCAAAAGAGTGATCACAGTATCTGGGAAGATCGTGAAGAATCCCAAAAATATCAAGGCAAGGATCGGAACTTTATATAGTGAATTGCTTGATTTTTGCGGGGGGACAACAGAGGATATATCTAAGATAATATCAGGTGGCCCCATGATGGGATTTGCGATATCAGATCTGGATACTCCGATGGTCAAGGGCAGTTCAGGACTGCTTTTATTCAATAAAAAAGAAGCTGCAAAGGATGCGGAGCATACTTGTGTACGTTGTGGATTATGCGTGGAAGTGTGTCCAATGAATCTGATACCAAGTCTGATCGTTAAAAATGCCAAGTATCAGGACTGGGATCTGGTGGAAAAATATGGAGTGATGGACTGCATGAAATGCGGTTCTTGTTCATTTATATGTCCAGCACAGATCAAACTGATACAATGGATAGATATAGGCAAGCTGGAAGTGGGTAAGCGAATGCGAGCCCGTACTCAACTTGGAAAGGCTTAG
- a CDS encoding RnfABCDGE type electron transport complex subunit D, producing the protein MINNLKVSAAPHLKARNMTVSAIMWQVVLAMVPAMLAAIFFFGIRSLALTAYAVVAAVLTEYIIQKLRGVPVTISDGSAVVTGILLAFNINVASPWWLPVIGSVFAIAIGKQVFGGLGHNLFNPALLGRAFLLASWPSLVTAHWTKTQPAFSMMFKSINGLNLSSLQNVPEAITSATPLAAVKSVRELAETNPDLAQQVMDRMASLDTISQLFIGNIGGVIGEVSALALLIGAAYMAFRYIISWRIPMSYILTVFLLTFAFGGLGGLFSASILLPFYHIFSGGLILGAFFMATDMVTSPVTKRGMLIFGIGAGVLTAVIRLWGGYPEGVSYSILLMNCCVPLIDRWTAPKPFGEVRK; encoded by the coding sequence ATGATTAATAATTTAAAAGTTTCAGCAGCTCCTCATTTGAAGGCAAGGAATATGACTGTGAGTGCCATTATGTGGCAGGTGGTTTTGGCAATGGTGCCGGCGATGCTGGCAGCGATATTCTTTTTTGGGATCAGATCACTGGCTCTTACGGCTTATGCTGTAGTGGCAGCGGTTCTCACAGAGTATATAATTCAGAAACTCCGCGGAGTGCCAGTAACAATATCAGATGGCTCAGCAGTAGTTACAGGAATATTATTGGCATTTAATATCAATGTGGCAAGTCCCTGGTGGCTGCCAGTTATCGGCAGCGTGTTTGCTATCGCAATAGGCAAGCAGGTGTTTGGCGGATTAGGTCATAATTTATTTAATCCAGCTTTACTGGGAAGAGCTTTTCTGCTGGCAAGCTGGCCCTCACTGGTAACAGCGCATTGGACCAAGACCCAGCCGGCATTTTCCATGATGTTCAAGAGCATTAATGGGTTGAATTTGAGCAGTTTGCAGAATGTGCCGGAAGCGATTACATCAGCAACACCTTTGGCAGCAGTGAAATCAGTACGTGAGCTGGCAGAGACAAATCCTGATCTTGCTCAGCAGGTGATGGACAGGATGGCAAGTCTGGATACAATATCACAGCTTTTTATTGGTAATATTGGCGGGGTTATCGGAGAAGTATCAGCCCTGGCACTTCTTATCGGGGCAGCGTATATGGCGTTCCGTTATATAATCAGCTGGCGGATACCAATGAGTTATATATTAACCGTATTTTTACTGACCTTTGCCTTTGGCGGACTGGGTGGATTGTTCTCAGCAAGTATATTATTACCATTTTATCATATATTTTCCGGTGGTTTAATATTGGGAGCATTCTTTATGGCAACGGATATGGTGACATCTCCAGTTACGAAAAGAGGGATGCTGATATTTGGAATAGGAGCGGGAGTATTAACGGCAGTTATCCGTCTTTGGGGAGGTTATCCCGAAGGAGTATCCTATTCGATATTACTAATGAACTGCTGCGTGCCACTGATAGATAGATGGACAGCACCCAAGCCATTTGGGGAGGTGCGCAAATGA
- a CDS encoding tetratricopeptide repeat protein encodes MFQHVTGIRAEICRKRGQKFLVKGNNDKAVKCFRKALQLSKNTENVFNLGLGLLNQMQLKEAEEYLSQVASEFPENVISGLAYFEVLLLQERWQAAIDQITALIGYEPENKRFLILKEMAEDVVHREKYRNAKILGFKAYELMKQRKYKEALEQYEEVLNFAADDVELLNNIGYLYLKKSNYTQAYSYFEKALLLEPENRKLRQNMALVRNKLRK; translated from the coding sequence ATGTTTCAACATGTAACGGGAATTAGGGCTGAGATATGTCGGAAACGGGGTCAAAAGTTTCTGGTGAAGGGTAATAATGATAAGGCAGTGAAGTGTTTCCGGAAGGCATTGCAATTGTCAAAAAATACTGAGAATGTCTTTAATCTTGGGTTAGGTTTATTGAACCAGATGCAGCTTAAAGAAGCTGAGGAATACCTGAGCCAGGTAGCTAGCGAATTTCCTGAGAATGTTATCAGTGGACTGGCATATTTTGAAGTATTGTTACTACAGGAGAGATGGCAGGCAGCTATTGATCAGATTACAGCACTCATCGGATATGAGCCGGAGAATAAGAGATTTCTGATATTGAAGGAAATGGCTGAAGATGTAGTGCATCGTGAGAAATACAGGAATGCAAAAATACTGGGTTTCAAAGCATATGAATTGATGAAGCAGCGCAAGTATAAGGAAGCTTTGGAGCAATACGAAGAGGTACTGAATTTTGCTGCAGATGATGTGGAATTATTAAATAATATCGGGTATCTTTATCTAAAAAAAAGTAATTATACTCAGGCATACAGTTATTTTGAAAAAGCTCTGCTGCTGGAACCGGAGAATAGGAAATTGCGGCAGAATATGGCACTTGTGCGGAATAAACTGAGGAAGTAA
- a CDS encoding T9SS type A sorting domain-containing protein encodes MKVRISNLQFLVILVFLFSGSMLAGAERIVVDWEWDTAPIEMVEHNRADFQGEHQAPIAVSGVEDDRIYLIQRIFSTEGNLYTASISSEGEIVEEIADYPGISAALIQEPLTGNYLGVFTASDGMDYENNLFYNQYAQSGIPLSWIHPAIVVIDEDTPTFTDNDTFRFPQLVIGASPEGASYRRLYYIARNMECSDGEMALPSENAVIAYLDYNAEDMLAGEFEDWTYISIPTLDGWNQEVPEWGYPHYSITAVDNYLVCMGSVRLDEQAFGDMFCLVNDNYGEGDWEVYQSDWAFDITEEAGEVLPATMRVYQIEFLSDKFNMLPVNRDGEQLVCWAGNMGIVFDLVNHIGWYDPVNQMVYPKLFNFNLTTEEFGFTDIYPAGAAANDDNPMLPWDLDEDGEVDEYDPGNNPMWVHGWPIFYPGMESAFYTNENFIASNSDEGWLAYVWVDGTNAQRFYYGDENYEEWAEYSEIAICVSGDNGITWSEPVFLNGNPNSENFVAELEDKTLCIVYPAERITDAGDGTGILHLSIIGDSDMEMFNWSDAITYYASLAIDFESVSEVSAEEISSGIGKITNYPNPFNPETKIIYEVAATGDVNLSIYNIRGQKITELVNEHKAEGEYEVNWRADDVPSGVYFVRMKSAGWQGVHKLVLMK; translated from the coding sequence ATGAAAGTACGAATCAGTAATTTACAGTTTTTAGTAATTTTGGTATTTTTATTTTCAGGTTCAATGTTAGCAGGAGCAGAAAGGATAGTGGTTGACTGGGAATGGGATACAGCTCCCATAGAAATGGTTGAGCATAATAGAGCAGATTTTCAGGGTGAGCATCAGGCTCCGATAGCTGTAAGTGGCGTTGAAGATGACAGGATTTATTTAATTCAACGTATTTTTAGTACCGAGGGTAATTTATATACTGCGAGTATTTCTTCTGAAGGAGAAATTGTGGAAGAGATTGCTGATTATCCCGGTATATCAGCGGCTTTAATTCAAGAGCCATTAACAGGTAATTATCTGGGTGTTTTTACTGCTTCTGATGGGATGGACTATGAGAATAATCTATTTTATAATCAGTATGCCCAAAGTGGAATACCCTTAAGCTGGATACATCCTGCCATAGTTGTAATTGATGAAGATACTCCAACATTTACAGATAATGATACTTTCAGATTTCCGCAATTAGTGATAGGAGCATCACCAGAAGGAGCATCATATCGTCGGTTGTATTATATTGCCAGAAATATGGAATGTTCGGACGGTGAGATGGCATTGCCAAGTGAAAATGCTGTCATTGCTTATCTGGATTATAATGCTGAGGATATGCTGGCAGGAGAGTTTGAAGATTGGACTTACATTTCTATACCAACTCTTGATGGCTGGAACCAGGAAGTGCCGGAGTGGGGTTATCCGCATTATAGTATTACAGCGGTTGATAATTATCTTGTATGTATGGGGAGTGTAAGATTGGATGAGCAGGCATTCGGTGATATGTTTTGTCTGGTAAATGATAATTACGGTGAGGGAGACTGGGAAGTATATCAATCTGACTGGGCTTTTGATATAACAGAGGAAGCTGGAGAAGTGCTGCCGGCAACAATGCGGGTTTATCAGATAGAATTTTTAAGTGATAAGTTCAATATGCTGCCAGTGAACCGAGATGGAGAGCAATTGGTTTGCTGGGCTGGGAATATGGGAATAGTGTTTGATTTGGTTAATCATATTGGCTGGTATGATCCAGTAAATCAGATGGTATATCCCAAATTATTCAATTTTAATCTTACTACCGAGGAATTTGGTTTTACAGATATTTATCCTGCTGGAGCAGCGGCTAATGATGATAATCCGATGCTGCCGTGGGACTTGGATGAGGATGGGGAAGTTGATGAGTATGATCCGGGAAATAATCCGATGTGGGTGCATGGCTGGCCAATATTCTATCCAGGGATGGAAAGTGCTTTTTATACCAATGAGAATTTTATTGCTTCAAATAGTGATGAAGGCTGGCTGGCTTATGTTTGGGTGGATGGGACTAATGCCCAAAGATTCTATTATGGTGATGAAAATTATGAGGAATGGGCGGAATATTCGGAGATAGCGATTTGCGTATCCGGTGATAATGGTATTACCTGGAGTGAACCGGTATTTTTAAATGGTAATCCCAATAGCGAGAATTTCGTTGCAGAGCTTGAGGACAAAACTCTCTGTATTGTATATCCGGCAGAACGGATAACTGATGCTGGTGATGGCACTGGTATTCTGCATCTGAGTATAATTGGTGATAGTGATATGGAAATGTTTAACTGGAGTGATGCTATTACATATTATGCCAGTCTGGCAATAGATTTTGAGTCAGTTAGTGAGGTGAGTGCAGAAGAAATAAGCTCGGGAATTGGAAAAATAACTAACTATCCCAATCCTTTTAATCCTGAAACTAAGATCATTTATGAAGTGGCAGCTACCGGGGATGTGAATCTGAGTATTTATAATATCAGAGGGCAGAAGATCACTGAACTGGTTAATGAGCATAAAGCTGAAGGCGAATATGAGGTGAACTGGCGAGCAGATGATGTACCCAGTGGAGTCTATTTTGTGAGAATGAAAAGTGCAGGTTGGCAAGGAGTGCATAAGCTGGTATTGATGAAGTAG
- a CDS encoding Fe-S cluster domain-containing protein, translated as MIYAIIILGALGLIYGLGLAFASKKFHVEVDPKIEAIIEALPSANCGACGYPGCAGYAEAIVMNDEELNKCAPGGAAVVEEIATIMGKEASAAERKVAVIKCQSGGANNTFFRYEYQGVTTCKAAVMINNGPNLCSWGCVFQNDCITACQFDAISLDENEMRIVDKEKCTGCGACVKACPRDLIELAGEKKRVHILCSSHDKGAESRKVCGNKTACIGCTMCVKKCPKDAIEMKNNLAVLNYDLCIMCGLCADACPTGAIFDPLKEVRARKRAEAKKKAEAAKQAAAEKGE; from the coding sequence ATGATATATGCAATAATAATTTTGGGAGCTTTGGGATTGATCTATGGATTGGGACTGGCATTTGCCTCCAAGAAATTTCATGTGGAAGTTGACCCTAAGATAGAAGCGATAATAGAAGCGTTACCTAGTGCAAATTGTGGCGCCTGTGGCTACCCGGGATGTGCTGGCTATGCAGAAGCAATCGTGATGAATGATGAAGAGCTGAATAAATGTGCACCTGGTGGAGCTGCAGTAGTAGAAGAAATTGCCACGATCATGGGTAAGGAAGCCTCAGCAGCTGAACGCAAGGTTGCTGTGATCAAGTGCCAGAGTGGTGGAGCAAATAATACCTTTTTCAGATATGAATATCAGGGTGTGACTACCTGTAAAGCAGCAGTGATGATCAATAATGGTCCAAATCTTTGTTCCTGGGGCTGTGTATTTCAAAATGACTGCATTACAGCCTGTCAATTTGATGCTATCTCTCTTGATGAAAACGAGATGCGTATTGTTGATAAAGAAAAGTGTACTGGCTGTGGAGCTTGCGTAAAAGCCTGTCCGAGGGATTTGATAGAGCTTGCAGGAGAGAAGAAACGCGTTCATATCCTGTGTTCTTCACATGATAAAGGGGCAGAATCGCGTAAGGTTTGCGGTAATAAAACAGCTTGCATCGGCTGCACAATGTGCGTGAAGAAATGCCCAAAAGATGCAATTGAAATGAAGAATAATCTGGCAGTGCTGAATTATGATCTTTGTATCATGTGTGGATTATGTGCTGATGCCTGCCCCACGGGAGCCATCTTTGATCCCTTGAAAGAAGTGAGGGCACGCAAACGCGCTGAAGCCAAAAAGAAAGCAGAAGCAGCAAAACAGGCAGCAGCAGAAAAGGGTGAATAA
- the ftsY gene encoding signal recognition particle-docking protein FtsY produces MREYLLYIIIAFVLVAGLIIWLLLNKRNKKKIETVPGDRTVKIDKTKQVSLQDRLAKTKSGFLGQISELLKLRSKVDEELLEELEEALIKADVGVVTSCDIIDKLRVRIKEDKISDTEIIQSTIIKIIKDMMLADYAGKQPGIFHQDTKPLVILFTGVNGVGKTTTIGKLAKRYVDSGKSVLMIAADTFRAAAIDQLAIWAERAGAEISRQNQGADPSSVVFDGLKKALSSNIDIVLIDTAGRQHTKINLMNELNKIDRTIKKVIPDAPHESLLVVDATTGQNALTQAEIFGKATNLSGVVLTKLDGTAKGGIVIGIKHHLDVPVKLIGVGETNADLRDFSVDEFLKAIFD; encoded by the coding sequence ATGCGGGAGTATCTGCTTTATATCATTATAGCATTCGTGCTGGTTGCCGGATTGATCATCTGGCTGCTGCTTAATAAAAGAAACAAGAAAAAAATAGAAACTGTCCCTGGTGATAGAACTGTTAAAATAGACAAGACAAAGCAAGTCTCTCTTCAGGATAGATTAGCTAAAACGAAAAGTGGATTTCTGGGTCAGATCTCAGAGCTCTTGAAGCTAAGGAGCAAAGTAGACGAGGAATTGCTTGAGGAGCTTGAAGAGGCTCTTATTAAGGCTGATGTAGGTGTGGTGACAAGTTGTGATATAATAGACAAATTGCGGGTGAGGATCAAGGAAGATAAAATTTCTGATACAGAAATAATTCAGAGTACAATTATCAAGATCATCAAAGATATGATGCTCGCAGATTATGCTGGGAAGCAGCCGGGTATCTTCCATCAGGATACCAAACCTTTAGTGATTTTATTCACGGGTGTAAATGGAGTGGGTAAAACTACTACTATTGGCAAGCTGGCAAAACGTTATGTAGATTCTGGAAAATCAGTATTGATGATTGCAGCAGATACATTCAGGGCAGCAGCAATTGATCAACTGGCAATATGGGCAGAACGTGCCGGAGCTGAGATCTCCCGCCAAAATCAGGGAGCTGATCCATCATCAGTAGTATTTGACGGATTAAAAAAAGCGTTGAGTTCAAATATTGATATAGTATTAATTGATACTGCCGGCAGGCAGCACACTAAGATCAATTTGATGAATGAATTGAATAAAATTGATCGGACTATCAAGAAAGTTATTCCAGATGCTCCTCACGAATCTCTATTAGTGGTAGATGCTACAACAGGTCAGAATGCTTTAACTCAGGCAGAAATATTTGGTAAGGCAACAAATTTGAGTGGAGTGGTTCTCACTAAGCTGGATGGTACTGCCAAGGGTGGAATTGTAATTGGAATAAAGCACCATCTTGATGTACCGGTAAAATTAATTGGAGTGGGAGAAACAAACGCAGATCTGCGTGATTTCTCTGTAGATGAATTCTTAAAGGCTATTTTTGATTAA
- the rpsT gene encoding 30S ribosomal protein S20 translates to MPNHKSCEKRLRQEKKRAARNHYVKKTINTLQKKMHSDVPIEEKEQVLQEVYSELDKAAKKGVIHKRTASRRKSRLAAHFNKEKNSTKE, encoded by the coding sequence ATGCCTAATCATAAATCGTGTGAAAAGAGACTGAGGCAGGAAAAGAAAAGAGCTGCACGTAATCATTACGTGAAAAAGACAATAAATACTCTTCAAAAGAAAATGCACAGTGATGTGCCAATTGAAGAAAAAGAACAGGTTTTGCAGGAAGTTTATTCTGAACTGGATAAAGCTGCCAAAAAGGGAGTTATCCACAAACGTACTGCTTCACGGCGTAAATCACGTTTAGCAGCACATTTTAATAAAGAAAAAAATAGTACTAAAGAATAG
- a CDS encoding electron transport complex subunit E, protein MNLWKEFTKGFIKENPVFIMALGLCPTLAVTSSVENAIGMGLAATFVLTCSNIIISLVKDLIPSKIRIPCFIVVIASFVTIVDLVMNAYTPEIHKESGFIYSLIVVNCIILGRAEAFASKNKVLPSILDGLGMGLGFTLALVVIGSIREVLGAGQWLGMNVMPMAYIKSPMLVAILAPGAFIIMGLLMGLIKLVNKGK, encoded by the coding sequence ATGAATTTATGGAAAGAATTTACTAAAGGATTCATTAAAGAGAACCCTGTTTTTATCATGGCTTTGGGTTTGTGCCCCACGCTGGCAGTTACTTCATCAGTGGAAAATGCAATTGGCATGGGACTGGCAGCCACGTTTGTGCTTACATGTTCAAATATTATCATCTCTCTGGTGAAGGATTTAATACCCAGTAAGATCAGAATACCCTGCTTCATTGTAGTAATAGCATCATTTGTGACAATTGTGGATCTGGTGATGAATGCATACACACCGGAAATTCATAAAGAGTCTGGGTTTATTTATTCCTTGATAGTGGTAAATTGCATAATTCTTGGCAGAGCAGAAGCATTTGCCAGTAAGAATAAAGTGTTGCCTTCCATTCTGGATGGACTGGGTATGGGCTTAGGCTTCACTCTTGCATTGGTAGTGATCGGCTCCATTAGAGAAGTATTGGGAGCAGGTCAATGGCTGGGTATGAATGTGATGCCCATGGCATATATAAAAAGTCCTATGCTGGTAGCAATACTGGCACCTGGTGCATTTATTATCATGGGACTCCTGATGGGTCTGATCAAATTAGTGAATAAAGGCAAATAG
- a CDS encoding N-acetylmuramoyl-L-alanine amidase → MKRILLSLLLIITGILSASVIIEYDGDIDGEKINVRKFGEVEYFNVYELNKVFRAMVTPDLLDGRLRVNMYEKEIIFLLQSSYVTSGREVYNMTFPVILNETKYYIPVNFLQEILPLLFPDQVVYKIDEIIAPIPVDNRIKSIVIDPGHGGEDPGAVGFSNKNYEKDITLAIAQRLRDRITENTQIKVYLTREDDRFVSLRERTEFANEVKADLFVSIHINAHNDKDVSGIEVYYLSTAKTDDARATEALENAVVYHYEGGEEALAKYNDLDFILTDMAQNEHLQESHDLCVNLQNNLVEVTESKNRGVKQANFYVLRGAFMPAVLIETGFITNKYEERKLVKAGYQNQIAEALYQGIDSFVRRIELMH, encoded by the coding sequence GTGAAAAGAATTCTGCTTAGTCTCTTACTAATTATTACCGGGATTTTAAGTGCATCAGTGATCATTGAATATGATGGTGATATTGACGGAGAAAAGATAAACGTCAGAAAATTTGGTGAAGTGGAATATTTTAATGTCTATGAGTTGAACAAAGTATTCCGGGCAATGGTCACTCCTGATCTGCTTGATGGCAGACTGCGGGTGAATATGTATGAAAAGGAGATTATCTTTTTACTTCAGTCAAGCTATGTAACATCTGGTAGAGAAGTATATAACATGACCTTTCCCGTAATCCTAAATGAGACGAAATACTATATACCGGTAAATTTTCTGCAGGAGATATTACCTTTGCTCTTCCCTGATCAGGTGGTTTATAAAATTGATGAAATAATTGCCCCAATCCCGGTGGACAACCGAATCAAATCGATTGTGATCGATCCCGGGCATGGGGGGGAAGATCCTGGTGCAGTAGGATTTTCAAATAAGAATTATGAGAAGGATATCACCCTGGCAATTGCTCAGAGGCTCAGGGACAGGATTACAGAAAATACTCAGATCAAAGTATATCTTACAAGAGAAGATGACCGGTTTGTATCACTGCGGGAAAGAACTGAATTTGCCAATGAGGTGAAAGCAGATCTATTTGTTTCCATTCATATTAATGCTCATAATGATAAAGATGTATCCGGGATCGAAGTGTACTATCTAAGCACAGCCAAAACTGATGATGCCAGAGCCACAGAAGCGTTGGAAAATGCTGTTGTATATCATTATGAAGGTGGAGAAGAAGCACTTGCCAAATATAATGATCTTGATTTTATCCTCACTGATATGGCACAGAACGAGCATCTTCAGGAGAGTCACGATCTTTGTGTAAATTTACAGAACAATCTGGTCGAAGTTACTGAGAGCAAAAATAGAGGGGTTAAACAAGCCAATTTCTATGTATTGCGTGGTGCTTTTATGCCAGCTGTTTTAATTGAAACCGGCTTTATAACTAATAAATATGAGGAGCGTAAGCTGGTGAAAGCCGGCTATCAGAACCAAATTGCCGAAGCATTGTATCAGGGAATTGATAGTTTTGTACGCCGTATAGAATTAATGCATTGA
- the rsxA gene encoding electron transport complex subunit RsxA, giving the protein MSFITQIFTLAVFAIFVNNFVLSKFLGLCPYIGVSKKIDSAVGMGMAVIFVMTMASTFTWLIQEYLLVPNHLEYLQTIAFILTIASLVQLVEMVIQKTAPSLYKALGVFLPLITTNCAVLGVSILNIQENYNFLGAILNGLFSGLGFTLVLVLMAGLRERLEKSEVPEAMKGMPIAFVIAGCMALAFLGFSGLNF; this is encoded by the coding sequence ATGTCATTTATAACACAAATATTTACACTGGCGGTATTTGCCATATTCGTTAATAACTTTGTATTATCAAAGTTCTTAGGTTTGTGCCCATATATTGGAGTATCCAAAAAGATAGATTCTGCTGTAGGTATGGGAATGGCAGTTATCTTCGTGATGACCATGGCTTCAACCTTTACCTGGTTGATCCAGGAATATTTATTAGTTCCCAATCATCTGGAATATTTACAGACAATCGCCTTTATATTAACTATTGCCTCACTGGTGCAGTTAGTGGAAATGGTGATCCAGAAAACAGCTCCTTCGCTTTATAAAGCGTTGGGAGTATTTTTGCCATTGATCACCACCAATTGTGCAGTGCTGGGAGTTTCCATTCTTAATATTCAGGAAAATTATAATTTTCTGGGAGCGATATTGAATGGTTTATTTTCCGGACTGGGTTTCACCCTTGTACTTGTATTGATGGCAGGATTACGGGAAAGACTGGAAAAATCAGAGGTTCCGGAAGCGATGAAGGGAATGCCAATTGCCTTTGTGATCGCCGGATGTATGGCACTTGCCTTTCTGGGATTTTCAGGACTTAATTTCTAA